The Balneolaceae bacterium DNA segment GCCGTTCGATCTCGTAATCCGACAACAGGGCGGGGGCGATGCGGAAGAGGGTGCCCAGACGCTGCCCGCCGGACCGGTAGTGCAGGCGGTCGCCCGAATCCGCTTCGGCGGTCCACTGCGGCACGTCCATCTGGCGGAGCATGTGCTCCACGTCACCTTTCAGGTCGAAAAAGTCGTAGTGCTCGGGCTCGCTGTTCCAATGCTCGATGCTCTTCCAGCCTCCCAGTCCCATAAGAAGGTGCACCTCCTCGTCGACACCGGGGTACCAGGTGCCCTCTCCGCCGGAGAAGACGTGTCCCACTTCGAAAAAGCGTACGCTGTTGGCTTTGCGGTTGAAGTTGTAGGCGGCCGAGGTGAGAAAGCCGTAGAGCAGGGAGGGACGCAGGGTGGTCATGTCCTGCGATATGGGATTCAGCGTGTGGATCATCTCGTCCAGGTCGCCCAGTCTGCGGGCGTCGGCTTCCGGCATCAGGGAATTGGTGTAGATCTCGCGGTAGCGCAGGGCGCGGGCCACCTCGCTGGCTCGCGACTGCAGCTTCTCCCATTCGCTGAGGGGCTGCGGGGGGGTGATGCGGATGTGGGAGGGAGGCTCGATGTTGTTGTAGTCGTAGAGGCGTCCAACCTCCTCCACCAGGTCTACTTCGCGTTCCAGGTCGGGCCGCCAGGAGGGTACGCGGCAGGTGAGGCTGCCGGGGTCTCCGGCCGATATCTGAAGCCCCAGTCCGTCAAGAATTTCGCTGATCTCCTCCGTGCCGAATCCGGTGCCCAGCAGGCGGTTTACGTAGGAGGCGCGCAGGGTGATCTCCCGGTGTTCGTGGGGCACGGGGTGCACGTCGCTGCAGCCCCCGGAGACTTTTCCCCCGGAAATATCTGCGATGAGCGCGGCTGCGCGCTCGGCGGCGGCCCGTTGCAGGTTGGGGTCCACGCCCCGCTCGAAGCGGTAGGAGGCATCCGTCTGCAGGTTCTGCTCCTTGGCGGTGCGGCGGATGGTGCCCGGCTCGAACCAGGCGCTCTCGATCAGAAGTTCGGTGGTGCCTTCGGAGACCTCCGAGTCCACCCCGCCCATGACGCCTGCGATGGCTACCGGAGCTTCGCCGTCGCAGATGAAGAGGGTGCCGGGGGCGCAGTTGCGCTTGACGTGGTCGAGCGTTTCAAAAGTGACCGCCTCCTCGTAATCGCGCACCACGATGGCGTCGCCGCGCAGCTGCCCGCGGTCAAAGGCGTGCAGGGGCTGGCCGGTCTCGAGCATCACCCAGTTGGTGGCGTCCACCACGTTGTTCACCGGACGCACGCCCAGGGCAAGCAGGCGGTTCTTCAGCCAGGCCGGAGACTCGCCGACGGTCACGCCGCTGACCGCCTTTCCCACGTAGCGGTGGCATTTTTCAGGATTTTTAATAGAGATGTCGAACTTCTCCAGCGGCTCCGCTTCGCTGAAATCCGCCGCGTAGGGGAGCTCGAAATCAAGGTCCAGGGCCGCTGCCAGGTCCCGTGCCACGCCGACGTGGCTGGTGGCGTCGGGCCGGTTGGGCGTGATGGCGATGTCGATGACGGTGTCGGTGTAGAGGTCAAGCACCTCCCTCAGGGGCGTGCCCGGGGCAGCCGAGGTGTCGAGCACCATGATGCCCTCGTGACCCGTTCCCAGTCCCAGTTCGTCCTCCGCGCAGATCATGCCCTCGGAGGACTCCCCGCGAATTTTGGCCTTTCGGATGGTGAGGTACTCCCCCTTTTCGTCGGTCACGGGGAGGGTGGTGCCAACGGTGGCCACGGGCACGGCCTGTCCGGCTGCCACGTTGTCGGCTCCGCAGATAATCTGCCGGGGCTCGCCGGCGCCGGCGTCCACCCGGCAGATGCGCAGGCGGTCGGCATTGGGATGATCGCGCACCTCCTCCACCTTGCCGACCACCACGCCCTCCAGGGAAGTGCCGTAGGGACGCACCTCCTCCACCTCCAGTCCGATGAGGGTCAGCTTCTCGGCCGTCTCCTCCGGCGAAAGGGACAGATCGATCAGTTCGGTGAGCCAGTTGTAGGATAGGTTCATGCGAAACGGAAGCTTAAACTCAGTGAAATTGCTCGAGGAAACGCTGGTCGTTGTTATAGAAGACGCGGATGTCCTCTATGCCGTGGCGCAGAATGGCGATGCGTTCCACACCCATGCCCCAAGCGTAGCCGGTATAGGTTTTGGAATCGACGCCCGCGGCATCGAAGACGTTGGGATCGACCATGCCGGCGCCCAGGATCTCAAGCCACCGTCCCCCCTCGTCGGTCTCCCACCAGATGTCCATCTCCAGGCTGGGTTCGGTGAAGGGGAAGAAGCCGGGACGCAGGCGGTAGCGAACATCGCTGCCAAACATGAGCCTGGCGAAGGTGATGAGGGTCTCCTTCAGCTCGGCCACCGACACGTCGGTGTCTACATAGAGCGCCTCCACCTGGTGGAAAAGGAAATAGGATTTTGGAGTGACGGCCTCGTTGCGGTAGACCCGCCCGGGGATGATGGCGCGTATGGGCGGCTCCTGCTCCTGCATCAGACGTATCTGCACGGGGGAGGTGTGGGTGCGCAGCACCAGGTCCTCCGCCTCGCCCTCCCCACGGCGTATAAAAAAAGTATCCTGCTCATCGCGGGCCGGATGGTTGGGCGGGAAGTTAAGCGCCGTGAAGTTGTGGAAATCGTCTTCGATCTCCGGTCCGTCCGCAATGTCAAAGCCCAGGCGGTAGAAGATGCGCTTCATCTCCTCCAAGGTCTTGGTGAGAGGATGCCAGGAGCCGGCCGGAGAGGGAGGAGGGGGCAGGGTCAGGTCGTCCGTCGCCGATGCCGAGGAGGTTTCGCCGCGCTGCAGGGCAGCCTTGGCCTCTTCGAAGGTCTCCTCGGCCAGGTTCTTGACGCGGTTCATGGCCTTGCCCACCTCGGCGCGGTCTTCCTTGGGCACCTCGCCCATGTGCCCGAACATGGCCTGCACCTTGCCCTTGCGGGAGAGAAATTCCAGGCGGAAGGCTTCCAGTTCGTCTTCGTTGTCTATGGTACGTTCCCTGATCTCCTCTTCCAGGGATCGGATGTCGGATAGCATGTACGTGCGGGGATCTGGTGCGGGTGCCTGCGGGGTAAATAAAGGCGAAAACTATTTAATTCCCCCGTGCGCATCAATAAAAAAACCGATTCCCTCCCGGCGCGGGCCGGTAGTGGAATCGGTCCTTGAAAAAGGAGATGCGGATCAGCTTTCGACCTCTTCCACGAGCGCGGTAAAGGTCTCGGGATCGCGGACGGCAATGTCCGCCAGCATTTTCCGGTTGATCTGGATGTCGTTTTTGTTGAAGGCTCCCATCAACCTGGAATAGGTCGAGCCGTTCTGACGGGCTGCGGCGTTGATGCGTGTGATCCACAGTTTGCGGAATTCACGTTTGCGAACCTTGCGGTCTCGGTACTGGTATAGCAGTCCCTTCTCGACCGCGTTCTTCGCGATGGTGTACACATTCTTGCGTTTGCCCCAGTAACCTTTCGCCTGCTGGAGTATCTTGCGGCGACGGCGACGGGAAGCCACATTGTTGGTGGAACGTGGCATTTTGTCTGTGTTAGGAGGTTAGTATTGGCTTACTTGTACGGAATCATCTGTTCGACGGACTTCTTGTTGGTTTTGTCAACAAGAGTGTCCTGGCCGAGTTTGCGTTTCCGCTTGCTGCGTTTCTTGGTGAGGATGTGACGCTTGCCGGCTTTTTTGCGTTTGATCTTGCCGGAGCCGGTTTTCTTGAAGCGCTTCTTGGCCCCACTGTTGGATTTCATCTTAGGCATAATAGGATCACCTATAAGGTATTTCTGTTGGCGATTGCCGTTCAGAACCGCAAGATAGGGAACTTTCCCGGCAGAGTAAACAGCCGGGGCGGGTTTTTACGAGGTACGCGGAGACTTCAGCCGCCCTTCTTGTTGGGGGAGAGCATCATGATCATGCGTCGGCCCTCCAGATTGGGCTGAGACTCGATCTCGCTGATGTCGGAGAGTTCCTCGGCCAAGTCCACCAATACCTTCTTTCCCCGATCAGTGTGGAGCATGTCGCGGCCGCGAAATTGCACGGTAGCCTTAACCTTGTCGCCGCTCTCCAGGAACTCCCGGGCGTGGCGGGTCTTGAACTCAAGGTCGTGGTCGTCGGTGTTGGGCCGGAAACGGAGCTCCTTGACCTGGACGGTGTGCTGCTTCTTCTTGGCCTCCTTCTCCTTCTTTTTCCTTTCGTACATGTACTTTCCAAAGTCGATCACCTTGCAGACAGGCGGCCGTGCGTTGGATGCGACTTCAACAAGGTCGAGATCGAAGGACTGCGCGATCTCAATGGCGCGGTCGATATCCACGATCTCGTGCTCCTCATCAGGTTTGATGACCCTCACTTTTGAATGTCGTATTTCGTCATTGACGTTGGGGCGGTCATCGTGGCCCCGGGGACGTGGTCTTCTGCTTCTGGCGATAGTTACCTCTGTACTTAAATTAGGGATTATTCGTCGTCGTGACTCGGATTGGTTTTCTGTTCGATCTCCGTAGTGAGATTAGAAATAAATTCAGAAAATTCAAAGGTGCCGATGTCGCCCTCGCGATGTCGGCGGATCGACACGGTGCCTTCGTTCTGCTCCTCGTCGCCCACTATTAACATATATGGAATCTTGCTCGTTTCAGCTTCCCGAATTTTTCCGCCCAGTTTTTCGCTCCGGTCGTCGAGCTCCACGCGGATGCCGCGTTTGGCCAGGGCTCCATGCAGGTATTCGGCGTAGGGATTGATATCATCGGAGATGGGCAGGATAGCCACCTGGACGGGGGCCAGCCACACGGGGAAGTCGCCCGCGAAATGCTCAATCAGGATACTCACGAAACGTTCCATGGATCCGAAGGGCGCGCGGTGTATGATTACCGGACGGTGCTTCTCGTTGTCGGAGCCCATATAGGTTAGGTCGAATCGCTCCGGCATCACGTAGTCCACCTGCACAGTGCCCAGCTGCCATTTTCGTCCGATGGCGTCGCGGATGATAAAATCGATTTTGGGACCGTAGAAGCTGGCCTCGCCTTTGGCTTCGAAGTAGTCCAGTTCCATACTTTCGGCCACCTCGCGGATGGACTGCTCGGCGCGGTCCCACATCTCCGCCTCACCGGCATACTTGCCGGCGTCCGCCGGGTCGCGGAAGGAGAGGCGCGTCTTGACCGGCATGTCGAAGGTCTTGAAGACCAGCTGCGTCAGGTCGATGGCGTTGACAAGCTCGTCGTGCAGCTGAGCTTCGGTACAGTAGATGTGGGCGTCGTCCTGGGTGAAGCCGCGCACGCGTGACAGTCCGCTCAGCTCGCCCGACTGCTCGAAACGGTAGACCGATCCGAATTCCGCCAGGCGTATGGGCAGGTCGCGGTAGGAGCGCAGCTCCGAGGCGTAGATGCGGTGGTGGTGCGGGCAGTTCATGGGTTTGAGCATATACGGCTCGCCCTCTACCTCCATGGGCGGGTACTGCGAATCCTTGTAGTAGGGATAGTGCCCGCTGGTTTCGTAGAGCTTAATACTGCCGATATGGGGGGTGATAACTTCCTTGTAGCCACGCTTTAACAGCTCTTCCTTTAAGAAACTTTCAAGCTCCATGCGAAGGATGGTGCCCTTGGGCTTCCAGATCGGCAGGCCCTGGCCCACCATGGGATCCATCATAAACAGTCCCAGCTGTTTGCCCAACTTGCGGTGGTCGCGCTTTTTGGCCTCCTCCACCTGCTGCAGGTGCTCCTCCAGGAGTTTCTGCTTGGGAAAGCTGATGCCGTAGATGCGGGTGAGCTGCCTGCTGTCGACGTCCCCGCGCCAGTAGGCGCCGGATATGCCCGTGAGCTTGACGGCCTTGATGTCGCCCGTATGCGGGATGTGGGGGCCCTTGCAGAGGTCGGTAAATTCGCCCTGCTCGTAGAAGGTGATGGTGCCCTCCTCCAGCTCCTCGATTAGCTCCAGCTTGTAGGGGTTGCCGCGCTCTTCGTAGAAAGCGCGCGCCTCCTTCTTGCTTACCTTGCGGCGGATAAATTCCGATTTGTTGCGGGCCCGTTCGATCATCTTCTCCTCAATACGCTCGAAGTCGCCCTCGCCCACCTCGGTGTCGCCGAAGTCGATGTCGTAGTAAAAGCCGTTTTCGATGGGGGGACCGATGCCGAATTTGGCTTCCGGGTAGAGCTCCTGCACGGCCTCCGCCAGCAGATGGGCCGAAGAGTGCCAGAAGGCGTACTTCCCGTCTTCGGTATTCCAGGTGTTGATGGTGATCTCGCCGCCCTGTTCGAGGGGACGCGACAGATCGAGGACCTCATTGTCCAGGGTGATGCTGAGCGCCTCGCGGGCTAGTCCCTTGGAGATGGATTCGGCCACCTCGCGGCCTGTGGTTCCGCTGGGAAAGTCCTTGCTGCTGCCGTCGGGAAAGGTAATGGTAATCTGCTCTGCCATGCGGCCGGTTGCGTTGGTATGGAATACATTAAAATTGGAGCCCGTAAAAATATAAAAAATGAGGCAGAGCGACAGGACCAATTATAGGTTATCCCTTCATTTGTTATGGGACTTTATTATTATTAAATGGATCATCTCTCCTATAGTATTCTGAAGTACCTACGGATGACCTAAAGTCTCCACTTACGCGAAGGACGATAACCGCACAAGTGATTGGTTGAGCGGGCCTTTGAGCCCGCTGACGATGTAGGAGTATACAGGCAACGCAGCGGCTTTACATGAGCAACCGGCATTCCTTTTTTGACAGGCGTCCCCTGTTTGTACTAGATCACAAGACCCTGGACATTGTGGACGTCAACGAGTCGGCGGTCGAGCGCTATGGCTACAGCCGGGAGGAATTCCTGTCGATGAACGTCAACGATCTGGGCACCAAGCGCAAACGCACCGAGCTTGTCGGCGGATTGGAAGCGGACAATTCGGTAGACAAGATCTGGAAGCATTCCACCCGCTCCGGGGAGGAGTTCTACGTGCAGTTCACCTACCACGTGTTTAATCACCAGGGCAAACCCGTGAA contains these protein-coding regions:
- the pheS gene encoding phenylalanine--tRNA ligase subunit alpha, whose protein sequence is MLSDIRSLEEEIRERTIDNEDELEAFRLEFLSRKGKVQAMFGHMGEVPKEDRAEVGKAMNRVKNLAEETFEEAKAALQRGETSSASATDDLTLPPPPSPAGSWHPLTKTLEEMKRIFYRLGFDIADGPEIEDDFHNFTALNFPPNHPARDEQDTFFIRRGEGEAEDLVLRTHTSPVQIRLMQEQEPPIRAIIPGRVYRNEAVTPKSYFLFHQVEALYVDTDVSVAELKETLITFARLMFGSDVRYRLRPGFFPFTEPSLEMDIWWETDEGGRWLEILGAGMVDPNVFDAAGVDSKTYTGYAWGMGVERIAILRHGIEDIRVFYNNDQRFLEQFH
- the rpmI gene encoding 50S ribosomal protein L35, yielding MPKMKSNSGAKKRFKKTGSGKIKRKKAGKRHILTKKRSKRKRKLGQDTLVDKTNKKSVEQMIPYK
- the pheT gene encoding phenylalanine--tRNA ligase subunit beta is translated as MNLSYNWLTELIDLSLSPEETAEKLTLIGLEVEEVRPYGTSLEGVVVGKVEEVRDHPNADRLRICRVDAGAGEPRQIICGADNVAAGQAVPVATVGTTLPVTDEKGEYLTIRKAKIRGESSEGMICAEDELGLGTGHEGIMVLDTSAAPGTPLREVLDLYTDTVIDIAITPNRPDATSHVGVARDLAAALDLDFELPYAADFSEAEPLEKFDISIKNPEKCHRYVGKAVSGVTVGESPAWLKNRLLALGVRPVNNVVDATNWVMLETGQPLHAFDRGQLRGDAIVVRDYEEAVTFETLDHVKRNCAPGTLFICDGEAPVAIAGVMGGVDSEVSEGTTELLIESAWFEPGTIRRTAKEQNLQTDASYRFERGVDPNLQRAAAERAAALIADISGGKVSGGCSDVHPVPHEHREITLRASYVNRLLGTGFGTEEISEILDGLGLQISAGDPGSLTCRVPSWRPDLEREVDLVEEVGRLYDYNNIEPPSHIRITPPQPLSEWEKLQSRASEVARALRYREIYTNSLMPEADARRLGDLDEMIHTLNPISQDMTTLRPSLLYGFLTSAAYNFNRKANSVRFFEVGHVFSGGEGTWYPGVDEEVHLLMGLGGWKSIEHWNSEPEHYDFFDLKGDVEHMLRQMDVPQWTAEADSGDRLHYRSGGQRLGTLFRIAPALLSDYEIERPCFAAEFSLEAIHEARRAAKPGESAYRPVSIYPPFEFDFAVVVNASVAAGDLLEVIRMEAGESLRDLQVFDVFEGESIGEENKSLAFRLNFVDENKTLTIKDVEPIINKVLKELETRFSAQLRS
- the thrS gene encoding threonine--tRNA ligase, giving the protein MAEQITITFPDGSSKDFPSGTTGREVAESISKGLAREALSITLDNEVLDLSRPLEQGGEITINTWNTEDGKYAFWHSSAHLLAEAVQELYPEAKFGIGPPIENGFYYDIDFGDTEVGEGDFERIEEKMIERARNKSEFIRRKVSKKEARAFYEERGNPYKLELIEELEEGTITFYEQGEFTDLCKGPHIPHTGDIKAVKLTGISGAYWRGDVDSRQLTRIYGISFPKQKLLEEHLQQVEEAKKRDHRKLGKQLGLFMMDPMVGQGLPIWKPKGTILRMELESFLKEELLKRGYKEVITPHIGSIKLYETSGHYPYYKDSQYPPMEVEGEPYMLKPMNCPHHHRIYASELRSYRDLPIRLAEFGSVYRFEQSGELSGLSRVRGFTQDDAHIYCTEAQLHDELVNAIDLTQLVFKTFDMPVKTRLSFRDPADAGKYAGEAEMWDRAEQSIREVAESMELDYFEAKGEASFYGPKIDFIIRDAIGRKWQLGTVQVDYVMPERFDLTYMGSDNEKHRPVIIHRAPFGSMERFVSILIEHFAGDFPVWLAPVQVAILPISDDINPYAEYLHGALAKRGIRVELDDRSEKLGGKIREAETSKIPYMLIVGDEEQNEGTVSIRRHREGDIGTFEFSEFISNLTTEIEQKTNPSHDDE
- the infC gene encoding translation initiation factor IF-3 gives rise to the protein MARSRRPRPRGHDDRPNVNDEIRHSKVRVIKPDEEHEIVDIDRAIEIAQSFDLDLVEVASNARPPVCKVIDFGKYMYERKKKEKEAKKKQHTVQVKELRFRPNTDDHDLEFKTRHAREFLESGDKVKATVQFRGRDMLHTDRGKKVLVDLAEELSDISEIESQPNLEGRRMIMMLSPNKKGG
- the rplT gene encoding 50S ribosomal protein L20; its protein translation is MPRSTNNVASRRRRRKILQQAKGYWGKRKNVYTIAKNAVEKGLLYQYRDRKVRKREFRKLWITRINAAARQNGSTYSRLMGAFNKNDIQINRKMLADIAVRDPETFTALVEEVES